A part of Cannabis sativa cultivar Pink pepper isolate KNU-18-1 chromosome 6, ASM2916894v1, whole genome shotgun sequence genomic DNA contains:
- the LOC115725776 gene encoding uncharacterized protein LOC115725776, whose amino-acid sequence MSWTGSGDWMCGACQHVNFKKRDQCQRCQYPKYGGPDPSTYCYNNRTEVLAGDWFCNCGSHNYASRSQCFRCGSIKNDYGGGYGAQMMTAYGSDNSSAPPGWKSGDWFCSRVGCGEHNYASRTICHKCKTQRDYGSEV is encoded by the exons atgaGCTGGACTGGATCAGGAGATTGGATGTGTGGTGCATGCCAACATGTGAATTTCAAGAAGAGGGATCAATGCCAGCGTTGCCAGTACCCCAAGTACGGTGGGCCTGACCCTTCTACCTATTGTTACAATAATAGGACAGAGGTTTTGGCTGGTGACTGGTTCTGCAACTGTGGAAGCCACAACTACGCTAGCCGATCCCAGTGTTTCAGGTGTGGCTCCATCAAAAATGACTACGGTGGTGGCTATGGCGCCCAAATGATGACTGCTTATGGTTCTGATAACAGCAGTGCTCCTCCTGGCTGGAAATCTGGTGACTGGTTTTGCTCTAG AGTTGGATGTGGAGAACACAATTATGCTAGCAGGACGATTTGCCATAAATGCAAAACGCAAAGGGATTATG GTAGTGAAGTATAA
- the LOC115695160 gene encoding uncharacterized protein LOC115695160, which translates to MTQENPLNTQEEQPGETEGPPENEQPNDQPEPSHRNENRRRPVTREQEIPSENKGNLGTELGTGGLPPRHCQHPFCTNTEGARANPCRGHATTHTQGRRTGRDEASVSSGCTRTHSRSTRGGDETHRNTNRETTGTSRTQSYSRTRSMNRTRSMSRTRSMSRTRSVSNYNQQQRDLHNHLNKKKSDLRQQLGQK; encoded by the coding sequence ATGACTCAAGAGAATCCTCTGAACACTCAGGAAGAACAACCTGGGGAAACTGAGGGTCCCCCTGAGAATGAACAACCAAATGACCAACCGGAGCCTTCTCACAGAAATGAGAATAGGAGGCGACCCGTGACCAGGGAACAGGAAATCCCCAGTGAAAATAAGGGAAATCTCGGGACTGAACTTGGGACAGGTGGGTTGCCACCGAGACATTGCCAACATCCTTTTTGCACCAATACGGAAGGGGCACGTGCAAACCCCTGTAGGGGCCATGCAACGACCCATACCCAAGGGAGAAGGACGGGACGTGATGAGGCGAGTGTCAGCTCAGGTTGCACAAGAACCCATAGTCGATCAACGCGAGGGGGAGACGAAACGCATCGCAATACTAATCGAGAAACTACAGGCACGAGTAGAACTCAAAGTTACTCAAGGACGAGGTCCATGAATAGGACAAGATCCATGAGCAGGACGAGGTCCATGAGTAGGACGAGGTCCGTTAGTAACTATAACCAGCAACAACGAGACCTTCATAATCacttgaacaaaaaaaaatctgatcTTCGCCAACAGCTCGGTCAAAAGTAA